A part of Trueperaceae bacterium genomic DNA contains:
- a CDS encoding polymer-forming cytoskeletal protein — MFRRRKEEAGAKPPPEPFTYVHRDTVLTGDVEAKGRVRVHGTVRGDLRVAGVLEVAQSGLVEAASLEADEIKVIGKVVAKLVVARGKVEVWKGGELVGDVRAAALDIEDGARFTGRSEMIAPAQAAMAEAPEDVAEARADPGAHHGGEAGAKGEAATRVSAHPTAVEHAHARGASRAQDPVTEADLL; from the coding sequence ATGTTCAGGCGACGCAAGGAAGAAGCGGGGGCCAAGCCTCCCCCCGAGCCGTTCACGTACGTACACCGCGACACCGTCCTGACGGGCGACGTGGAGGCGAAGGGCCGGGTGCGGGTCCACGGCACCGTGCGCGGCGACCTCAGGGTGGCGGGTGTGCTCGAGGTGGCGCAGTCCGGCCTCGTCGAGGCGGCGAGCCTTGAGGCCGACGAGATCAAGGTCATCGGGAAGGTCGTGGCGAAGCTGGTCGTCGCGCGCGGCAAGGTCGAGGTCTGGAAGGGCGGGGAGCTCGTCGGCGACGTGCGGGCTGCGGCCCTGGACATCGAGGACGGCGCTCGGTTCACGGGGAGGAGCGAGATGATCGCGCCCGCCCAAGCGGCCATGGCCGAGGCGCCGGAGGACGTCGCCGAGGCGCGAGCCGACCCCGGGGCGCATCACGGCGGGGAGGCAGGGGCCAAGGGCGAGGCGGCTACCCGCGTCTCTGCCCATCCCACGGCCGTCGAGCACGCGCACGCCAGGGGCGCTTCGAGGGCGCAGGACCCGGTCACGGAGGCCGACCTGCTCTAG
- the accD gene encoding acetyl-CoA carboxylase, carboxyltransferase subunit beta, giving the protein MALERWFRRNRPSKKEDDNSPAGLWLKCDSCGAQIYRKDLVANSYVCPECSHHHRVPADARVAMLADDGTFERWSGLIEAQDALEFVDTQAYPERLSKARQKVGRPDAILTGGALLDGQPVALVVMDFSFLGGSMGSVVGEEIASATERAAAEGRTLIAVTSSGGARMQEGALSLMQMAKTTVALEALARARLPYVSVLTDPTTGGVTASFATLGDVIFAEPGALISFAGPRVIQQTIRQDLPAGFQRSEFLLQKGMVDDVVDRRELKARIASVVVLLRSGLRQPEEEGALRVAAL; this is encoded by the coding sequence GTGGCGCTTGAGCGTTGGTTCCGCAGGAATCGCCCCAGCAAGAAGGAGGACGACAACAGTCCCGCCGGCCTGTGGCTCAAGTGCGACAGCTGCGGCGCGCAGATCTACCGCAAGGACCTGGTCGCCAACTCCTACGTCTGTCCCGAGTGCTCTCATCATCACCGCGTGCCGGCCGACGCGCGCGTCGCCATGCTGGCCGACGATGGCACCTTCGAACGTTGGTCCGGCCTCATAGAGGCGCAGGACGCCCTCGAGTTCGTGGATACCCAGGCTTATCCGGAGCGCTTGAGCAAGGCGCGCCAGAAGGTCGGGCGCCCGGACGCCATCCTGACGGGGGGAGCGCTCCTCGACGGCCAGCCGGTCGCGCTCGTCGTCATGGACTTCTCGTTCCTCGGCGGCTCGATGGGCTCCGTCGTCGGCGAGGAGATCGCGTCCGCCACCGAACGGGCGGCCGCCGAGGGCAGGACACTCATAGCCGTCACGTCCTCCGGCGGTGCGCGCATGCAGGAAGGCGCCCTCTCGCTCATGCAGATGGCCAAGACGACCGTGGCGCTCGAGGCGCTCGCGCGGGCGCGCCTCCCGTACGTCAGCGTCCTCACCGACCCGACCACGGGCGGGGTCACCGCATCCTTCGCCACCCTTGGCGACGTGATCTTCGCGGAGCCCGGCGCGCTCATCTCCTTCGCCGGACCCCGCGTCATCCAGCAGACGATCCGCCAGGACCTCCCGGCCGGCTTCCAGCGCTCCGAGTTCCTGTTACAGAAGGGCATGGTCGACGACGTCGTCGACCGGCGCGAGCTGAAGGCGCGGATCGCGAGCGTCGTCGTGCTGCTGCGCTCCGGCCTGCGGCAGCCGGAGGAGGAGGGGGCCCTGCGTGTCGCTGCCCTTTGA
- a CDS encoding acetyl-CoA carboxylase carboxyltransferase subunit alpha, translated as MSLPFEKPIEDLEAKIHDMRAYAAEQEIDLASEVEALQDRLDRLKRDTYENLTRWQRVQVARAAGRPTGLDYLQRTFDDFTELHGDRTLGDDPAVVTGLARLAGTSVIVIAQQKGRDTKENIHRNFGMSHPSGYRKAMRMFDLADKFRLPVIALIDTPGAYPGLAAEEQGQAWVIAESIRRMSQLTVPAISVVIGEGGSGGALAIGVANRVLILENAIYSVISPESCAAILWRDAGEAEKAAEALRLTARDLIALEIVDRVVDEPLGGAHNDPDGAMALVKQALVEELAFLASMSPEQLLESRYKRFRVLGRFQAVAAA; from the coding sequence GTGTCGCTGCCCTTTGAGAAGCCCATCGAGGACCTCGAGGCGAAGATCCACGACATGCGGGCCTACGCCGCCGAGCAGGAGATCGACCTCGCGAGCGAGGTCGAAGCCCTCCAGGACCGGCTCGACCGCCTCAAGCGCGATACCTACGAGAACCTGACGCGCTGGCAGCGGGTGCAGGTCGCCCGCGCTGCGGGCAGGCCGACCGGCCTCGACTACCTCCAACGGACGTTCGACGACTTCACCGAGCTGCACGGCGACAGGACGCTGGGCGACGACCCGGCGGTGGTGACGGGCCTGGCCCGCCTGGCAGGCACGAGCGTGATCGTGATAGCCCAGCAGAAGGGGCGCGACACGAAGGAGAACATCCATCGCAACTTCGGCATGAGCCACCCGAGCGGCTACCGCAAGGCCATGCGCATGTTCGACCTGGCGGACAAGTTCAGGCTCCCGGTCATCGCCCTGATAGACACGCCGGGCGCGTACCCCGGGTTGGCGGCCGAAGAGCAGGGCCAGGCGTGGGTCATCGCCGAGAGCATCAGGCGCATGAGCCAGCTGACGGTGCCGGCCATCAGCGTCGTCATCGGCGAGGGGGGTTCCGGCGGCGCGCTGGCCATAGGCGTCGCCAACCGTGTGCTCATCCTGGAGAACGCCATCTACTCCGTGATCAGCCCGGAGTCGTGCGCAGCCATCTTGTGGCGCGACGCGGGCGAGGCGGAGAAGGCCGCGGAGGCTCTGCGCCTCACGGCCCGTGACCTCATCGCGCTCGAGATCGTCGACCGCGTCGTGGACGAGCCCCTCGGCGGCGCGCACAACGACCCGGACGGCGCCATGGCGCTCGTCAAGCAGGCCCTCGTCGAGGAGCTCGCGTT